One stretch of Harmonia axyridis chromosome 1, icHarAxyr1.1, whole genome shotgun sequence DNA includes these proteins:
- the LOC123670894 gene encoding uncharacterized protein LOC123670894: MPRCCSVLGCRSNYKSTKENVSVFRFPKDPVRRLDWIDAIHKDNKFKITTNTVVCIKHFLDKDILKEDVLPTLDGSFIRVPRKIPKLKDDAIPSIFPNQPSKKSPSVFPERTDPEESNQNDLDIQDQIESFSHFCSHFKDKEISNFLFNVKENNSVVFYKINFEGVIPKITSGFKILNDLKVEVFRDNINVPISEFNSLLGDRYICDRWSKFENLIVQLNRIDLDSDSSADTCKSSDPLVVNEVKEEIKKIDNTIKSCMQKLEDIHGDDIMGMIIYK, encoded by the coding sequence ATGCCTCGTTGTTGTTCAGTACTTGGCTGTAGGAGCAATTACAAATCCACTAAAGAGAATGTTTCAGTATTTCGATTTCCTAAAGATCCTGTGAGAAGATTAGATTGGATTGATGCAATACATAAagataataaattcaaaattactactAATACTGTTGTTTGTATCAAACATTTTTTAGATAAAGACATTTTAAAAGAGGACGTTCTTCCGACATTAGATGGTTCATTTATAAGGGTACCCAGGAAAATTCCCAAGTTGAAGGATGATGCAATCCCTTCAATTTTTCCAAATCAGCCAAGTAAAAAGTCACCCTCAGTCTTTCCTGAAAGAACTGATCCAGAGGAAAGTAACCAAAATGATTTGGACATACAAGATCAAATCGAatcattttctcatttttgttcTCATTTTAAAGACAAGGAAATTTCCAACTTTCTTTTCAAcgtcaaagaaaataattctgttGTGTTTTATAAGATTAATTTTGAAGGTGTGATTCCGAAAATAACATCAGGGTTTAAAATTCttaatgatttgaaagttgaagTATTTAGAGACAATATCAATGTACCTATTTCTGAATTTAACAGTTTATTAGGTGACAGGTATATTTGTGATAGATggtcaaaatttgaaaacttaattgtgCAATTGAATAGAATCGATTTAGATTCAGACTCCTCTGCTGATACCTGCAAATCCTCAGATCCATTGGTTGTCAATGAAGTTAAGGAAGAAATTAAGAAAATTGATAACACCATTAAAAGTTGTATGCAAAAACTAGAAGATATTCATGGGGATGATATTATGGGGATgatcatttataaataa
- the LOC123670885 gene encoding probable LRR receptor-like serine/threonine-protein kinase At4g30520 encodes MALDTSVQIRKLPPRHISQLSTILDFSEQWKKLMAVIPNTLKKNIFECCINGENPAKYNTDHMRLIEAATQKFKRSGTEILLDEWGCSGKVRPSVGHLLHLLLEAELYRAADYVSEKILCKTSTKRPSLGPAAKVPVSIDENIEENLNDMKYSSSLIAKLNFSSFNNNLNHDGETSSIPHIVVTPDADELAQNPHFSNDITGTNNVAVSLSNMIVFSEELMPDPTKSGMNACRPAEPCIPIISALLEENSGVQKSTIDVSTSQELNSSASNTVPDLTELNQTTGIIPNLSGLIRSSTAGSLNENQDCSMPDLSELNESVCVKSIGENDGLLPNLSELNQSELSIKKFDSSAVISSDILNMNAKAETKQSVQSEKNNISYNIPDLSGLIWSSSQQSYNSTLADSDSVEIAHINSTYQSKSESSVSTEGYENDNSLPNLNVLISDSSRLTVSTFDSSKSRKCNSPLPNLTLTTHLPHYTYEKLKASTNNFNEGIFDGLNKEGRLLGVGAFGKVFLATEILQEPVAVKKIILGNVEVVDVDDRITKQFINEVEVLSKFKHKNLVSLLGFSCDGCTYCLLYDYIPGGTLKDRLQSKDSKLLWQERLIIALGTANAITYLHTANSSPLIHRDVKTANILLDHTNTPKLGDFGVTTLLDKQNMNTCTVIGTTAYMAPEAMRGEISEKCDTFSFGIVLLELLTSLPPFDENRENHYLITHVEELCEDSISPLLDKSVGSWSINNIDFGEQIFAIANQCLEEKKKRPLMVEVNAKLTEITYLIANTHT; translated from the exons ATGGCACTGGACACATCCGTTCAAATAAGAAAATTACCTCCTAGGCACATATCCCAGTTGTCAACTATTTTGGACTTTTCTGAACAATGGAAGAAATTAATGGCAGTTATTCCAAATACATTGAAGAAGAATATCTTTGAATGTTGCATAAATGGTGAAAATCCAGCCAAATACAATACGGACCACATGAG ATTGATTGAAGCTGCTACCCAGAAATTCAAGAGATCCGGTACAGAAATACTTCTAGACGAATGGGGATGTTCAGGAAAGGTACGGCCTTCAGTGGGTCATTTACTGCATCTATTGTTGGAAGCAGAATTATATAGAGCTGCTGATTATGTTTCGGAAAAGATTTTGTGTAAAACATCCACCAAGAGACCATCTTTAGGCCCAGCTGCTAAGGTTCCTGTGAGTATTGATGAGAACATAGAAGAAAACCTTAACGATATGAAGTATTCAAGCTCTTTAATAGCAAAGTTGAATTTCAGttctttcaataataatttaaatcATGATGGTGAAACATCTTCAATTCCACATATTGTTGTTACTCCAGATGCTGATGAATTAGCACAAAATCcacatttttcaaatgatattaCTGGTACTAATAATGTAGCAGTAAGCTTGTCAAATATGATTGTTTTTTCTGAAGAGTTGATGCCTGATCCGACTAAAAGTGGAATGAATGCTTGTAGACCTGCAGAACCCTGCATTCCTATTATTAGCGCTCTATTGGAAGAAAACTCAGGAGTTCAAAAATCTACAATTGATGTTTCAACATCTCAAGAATTGAACAGTAGTGCATCAAATACAGTACCAGATCTAACAGAATTAAATCAGACTACTGGAATTATACCAAACCTAAGTGGATTGATCCGATCATCAACGGCTGGTAGCCTGAATGAAAATCAAGATTGTTCAATGCCGGATTTGAGTGAATTGAATGAATCAGTGTGTGTGAAAAGTATTGGAGAAAATGATGGACTATTACCAAATTTAAGTGAACTTAATCAATCAGAATTGAGTATAAAGAAATTTGATTCTAGTGCAGTTATTTCTTCCGATATATTGAATATGAACGCAAAAGCTGAAACAAAACAGTCAGTTCAAagtgagaaaaataatatatcatataATATTCCAGATCTAAGTGGATTGATTTGGTCATCTTCTCAACAATCTTATAACAGTACATTAGCAGATTCAGATTCTGTAGAAATAGCACATATTAATTCAACATATCAGTCAAAAAGTGAAAGTTCTGTTTCTACAGAGGGGTATGAAAATGATAATTCATTACCTAATTTGAATGTTCTGATTTCGGATTCAAGTAGATTGACTGTCAGTACATTTGATTCTTCTAAATCTCGTAAGTGCAACTCTCCACTACCCAATTTGACGTTGACAACACACCTACCACATTATacttatgaaaaattgaaagcttcaactaataatttcaatgagGGTATTTTTGATGGTTTGAATAAAGAAGGCAGACTTTTag gaGTTGGAGCATTTGGAAAAGTTTTCTTAGCCACTGAAATATTACAAGAACCTGTTGCTGTCAAGAAAATCATTCTGGGTAATGTAGAAGTAGTTGATGTTGATGATAGGATCACTAAACAGTTTATAAATGAAGTGGAGGTATTGAGCAAGTTCAAACACAAAAATCTTGTATCACTACTTGGATTTTCTTGCGATGGTTGTACATATTGCTTATTGTATGACTATATACCTGGAGGAACCTTAAAAGATAGACTACAG agCAAAGATTCAAAGCTGCTATGGCAAGAAAGATTGATTATAGCATTAGGGACAGCGAATGCGATTACTTACCTACACACTGCAAATTCTTCTCCATTAATCCATCGTGATGTGAAAACGGCCAATATTTTATTGGATCATACAAACACTCCAAAG CTTGGTGATTTTGGGGTAACTACATTATTAGATAAACAAAATATGAACACATGCACAGTCATTGGTACAACGGCATACATGGCACCAGAGGCAATGAg ggGGGAAATATCTGAGAAGTGCGATACTTTTAGTTTTGGTATCGTATTATTGGAATTACTTACATCTTTGCCACCTTTCGATGAAAATAGAGAAAATCATTATTTG ataACCCATGTCGAAGAATTATGTGAAGATTCCATTTCGCCACTTCTAGATAAAAGTGTAGGATCATGGTCGATAAACAACATTGATTTTGGTGAACAAATTTTTGCTATAGCCAATCAATGCCTGGAAGAGAAAAAGAAAAGACCTCTCATGGTTGAAGTGAATGCAAAGTTGACTGAAATCACATATTTAATCGCTAATACACACACATGA